The genomic segment ggctgcactttctttcgtgctgggtggctctccttacagggcgcactccttgtgcgtggggctcccctacatgggggacatccctgcgtggcagggcactccttgcgtacatcagcaccgcgcatgggccagctccacacggatcaaggaggctggggtttgaactgcggacctcccatgtggtaggcggacaccctatccattgggccaagtccgcttcccttaatatattttttaaattagttatttacttttacttttttttttttagtttaaatgcatttttatttttagacaaCCTACATGAcatgtttttcttaaaaacaatgcCTCCGCTCCAAATAAATCAGGATCAAAATAAAAGATGAGTTCAAGATGGCATCAGTCCATCTAAGTCCTGTTGTGTGGATGAAAAGCAGCAGCCATTACGACGACGGGTGATAGATCCAAAGCAATTACTGAATTTGTTAACATTTCTCCATTTCTAAACCATCCTTAAAGAAAATCATATATGGGGTCACACCATCCTCACGGTAGTCCAGGAGAGCAACCATACCATCTGGATTCATGTTTTCACCAATAAAGAACTGATAGTTGTTGAAATTAGCAAGGATGTGCTTGATTTGTTCTGCAGCCCCTGTCATAAAAGATTTTACTCTTTCTGGTCTCTGTTCTTCAAGTTTGCCTTTGATTGATTTCATGTAATCTTTGATATACTTCTTGTAAGCTTCCTTTGTGAAGCTGGTTTCCTGCAAGTGATGGTTCATGACAATATCTACACCAGTGATGACTGTACTTTCGGTACCTTCGCCCTCGGGGCCTTCAGCGGAGGCATTTCCACCAATGAGCGAATCATCAATGCTACCCTCTGTCCTACTGACCATCTTCCCTTCCACCTCCAGGCACAGCCCGTCCGCGATCTCCCGAATCTTGTAAATGTCGGAGAACATCTCATCATGGCTGATGAGGTCCCGGTAGATGATCATGATGGCGGCTggagggaggcggcggcggcgtgGCAGGAGCCCGGAGCGCGGAGCAAGCGCAGAGCGAGCGCGGAGCGGCCGGAGCGgcgctggggggaggggggagcgggCGGAAAagctacttttaatttttattcccccTGAGATGTCTCCCTAGtctatctgcttgttgtttccaCTTGTTGTCCGCTCAGTGTGTCTTCTAATTATCTGCccgctgtgtctgctcattgtctctgattgctgtgtctgctcattgtgtctgctcgttgtctgcttgtcttcttttaggaactaccaggaattgaaactgggacctcccatgtgggaggca from the Dasypus novemcinctus isolate mDasNov1 chromosome 1, mDasNov1.1.hap2, whole genome shotgun sequence genome contains:
- the LOC101415060 gene encoding translationally-controlled tumor protein, with the protein product MIIYRDLISHDEMFSDIYKIREIADGLCLEVEGKMVSRTEGSIDDSLIGGNASAEGPEGEGTESTVITGVDIVMNHHLQETSFTKEAYKKYIKDYMKSIKGKLEEQRPERVKSFMTGAAEQIKHILANFNNYQFFIGENMNPDGMVALLDYREDGVTPYMIFFKDGLEMEKC